The Larus michahellis chromosome 8, bLarMic1.1, whole genome shotgun sequence nucleotide sequence GACATCACCAAGATGATACTGCAGGTCTATGAAAAGCTAACAATAAAAGCAAGTATTCCTAAGTCAGGAGGTCAATACATTCATCACAGCATTATGATGTCAGAAGCTCACCAGGAACACAACACGTAAGATTATACAATAGCAGATTTAGAAAGGAAGCATGCAAACTGACCCTGAAGAAATGATGATGTCATCGTCTCttccaataaaatgaaaatatccatCTTCATCCACAGTCCCTCTATCTCCAGTGACATAAAAATCCCCACGTTgactttctgcagttttcttagGGTTATCCTCAAAGTGGTTTACAAACAGTAGTTTAGATTTTGAGCATGCATTAGCTATACATTATGCTACAATGCACATCATGTTAAATGCACTGGAACTTAATTTTTCAGTCAAGGATGTTCCAAGAATTGTACTGACATTgctataaaatacaataaaagcagttaagaaacaaaaccattttgattctttaaaaatattctttctaaaaaaagagcaaattcttctcttcccttttctaaCATCCATCAATGCACACAAACAAATTACTctagtaataaataataaactgGTGAAAAATATTCAGCCTTTTGAACCACTGTGCAAGGGGGAGAGATTTTGTGGAGATTGGTGGTGGTGAGGAATAAAATAAGGTCCTTACTACATATTCAGAGAATAAACCAAGTGGTCTTATAGGTTTGCTTCTGACAGCAATTTCCCCCTGTTGTCCTGGAGGCAGAATATTAGCGTTTTTGTCTATGATCTAGAATGAAAAACAACACGTACTTTAGtccaatggggggaaaaaaacccaaccaaccaaccccaaccaaaaaaaaaaccctatgaaaGAATCCAAAGAGCAGCCAACAAACCTGAACATCATAAAAGGGAGCTGCCTTCCCCATTGACCCAGGTTTAATCTTCATTCCTTTAAAACCAGAGCAGATTATTCCCtgtaaaaatcaaaatcaaaacaaagtttTGCAATAGAAAACTGCTACATTCACATTCATTTAATTAAACGTATTTTCTAGAATCATTCCAAAATGAGGAATTAAGCTTCATAGGATCCTATGTCAGTGTTGTATGGTACAGATAAGCAAAATCAAGAAACTCCCTGAAAGAATCCTGTTCCATTGTCTGCAAAGAATTCATGCCCTCTGCTAATGGGTCTTCTTCCTTAGATTCAAATACTGCGCTCTTTCCTGTCATTGTCACATGGAATTCACTTAAAGATATTTCCATAAATATTAGAGCACATCTCCTCCCAGCAATCCATGTTTCTGGCAGGTTCTGTGAGGAGAGCCATTGAAAGGGTGTTCTTTCAGAGGTTATCAAGGGAGGAGATTACTGAAACATCCACAGAAACGTGAAGCAAGAAACAGGATCTGTTTAAAACACCATAAAGCAAAAAGGAATTACGAAGATTTAATAGAATATTGACGCTACAGATGTACCGTTTCAGTCTGGCCATATATTTCATGGATGTCCAGCCCAGTCTTGCTTTTCCACTGCTCCATGACTTCTGGGTTGAGTGGCTCCCCTCCACTAATGCAGTGCCTCAGGTTCATGAATTTGTATCTTCACAGGGAGTTAAAAAACAAGAGAAGCAGTACTTAAATCTATTGGGCAGGAAAAGGAGTATGTAACTATAAACAAATAATACTGAAGAGCTGTTTACTGAGAGTTAGTCCCATGGTGTAGGGAAATCAGAGGATTCCTGATCCTTCGGCTCCTGATACAGCAAGGATATCAGTCTGTGCTCAACATTATATATATGAGTACTAATAGTCAGAGTTAAAcctacatgaaaaaaaagtaaaagttttgCTGAAGCCAACTTAAGGACATGTCTATAACCACAGAGCGATTTGCTGAGCCAGGGCCCTGAGTGCTGACCCCCTGCAACAGTCCAAGTGAGAAAGCAtaagaggggaggaaggaacGGTGGCAGGCAGTGAGAACTGGAGCAGGGGGTGACGTACAACTGCCACAAGAAGTCACTCTCTCACAGTTGACACTGATTTTCTAGGATGACAGTCCTTCCCAAAGCACGGACAATCAATGTGGTAATTGAAAATTATAATAAAGAGTTTAACAGGCGCTCAGTTTCATACCCTCAGGGATTTGCTCAGAAGTTCAGTAGTGAAAGTCTCGAATTTCTGAGGGAAAACATCAGGTTTCTCTATGTTTGATTACAAAATGCAGCAAAACTCACAGATTTTGTATGACAGTCTTTTCATGAAGgatattttaaactaaattattaCCCTATTTTGGGTCAAGCAGCTAGATTTGGGAGATCACTGAAGTTTAGTTAGGGTAAATTAAAcatcagtaaataatttcttgacGTACTTGGAGAGATCATTTTGCACCAGCATGCGGAACAATGTTGGAGCACCAACCAGCGCGTCAACAGGGAATCTGCAGAGAGTCTAGTGAGTTAAACAACAAGACGGACATATGAAGCCCAGACAAAAAACTGTTTTGTGGATGTACAGTGAAAAGGTGATATAGCGGACAAATATAGCTCTCCTTTCTATGTAAAAAGCACCATACGCTCTCTTTTGGGTAATAAACGCTCATACAGTTGGTGCACTATGCAGAAATTCACAGAATATTTGATTGGACAAAATCCCATGCTAACATGTCTACATGACACCCAGACCGCATAGTTTAGAGCATGGCCAGAATAAGCCTGTCTCTGCCTACATTACAGGGAGGTTTTCACTTTCATCTTGGTCAGCATAGGCAGAGAAACGCTTCGGTTTCAGTCTGCTTTAATACCAGCTGATATTACTTCCACAATCACTAGGCAAGCAATTAGTGCTGCTTTTGGATGATTTTCACTCACATGCTCACAAGCTATGAGCAAAACATATGAATGAATTGCAGGTTTGGCCCCTTCTGCATACGTTAAAAAGGGTAATAGGGACTTTATGCAACAGATACAGCATCTTGAACACAACCCTCATGAAATCTATGGATGCTGTTAAGAATTggtttttgtgctgtttctgcATATTAACACATCTCTGAGTTTTTCCTTACATTTAGGATGGCTGCTGATTCAATCTGTGGTAGCTTATGTATAAAGATGCATGATCCAAAAACCCAGGGATCAAAAACAGATGCCAGTGAAGTCACTATCCATCCAGTGTCAGCTGTACTCCATATCACGTCTGAGGGAGTCAAATCCAACCAGTACCTGATAGAGCAGAAACGAatgaaaagataatgaaaaatgtttgcttAATAAATCCCAACCAAatcacaaacaaagaaaaccataaaaagcAACAAGCCCAAGATTTATGACAAGATAAATGGGCACTCTGAAGAAGTTTAGTTTATGAGCTAGCTCTAGGACAAAAGGGCACCTAACTATAAgtttgcataaatatatatatatatatatacacacacatgtatatcgTATGTGTATGATGTCAGTCATAACATAGGACAGAGTAAGGGAAAGAGAGGAGTCTGAATTTATTCAGTAAAGTGACTTTCCACTAGGTAGGAGGATagcgctgcagcagcagcagtcatgGATGCTGTGTTGGACACCAGGTATTTCAGTTCTAAGGCTGCTGAGGAACCAGGGTAATCTGTGCAACCAGCATAAACTCTGCCTCTGCACGTGTCACAAAGCTTTTTGCAGCCCAAACAGCACGGTACCTCTTGGGTTTTTGCGCTAAAGTATTCCCAGCGATGGCTGTCCTTTGAACCACTCTAAAGAAAGGGTAAGAGATATTCATGGAAAACTGGAAACACTGGGGGTAATCCTAATCCCCTGGAAAGCTGCTGGAGTTTCTAGTCTGATTTAGAGGGAGAATTAGGGCCGTACATTGGTATTTCTTATTTGGTAATTTTTCATCAGCTATGCAGCTTCAATTACCCCATGTTCAACCAGGCTCAAACCTTTCATACCTTTCACTTAAAAGGGGTCGGAAACCAAGACTACCCTGGGAATGTTCAGTCATCTTTGGAGAACCTGTGGTTCCACTGGTAAAGAAGATAGTCATTGAGTCTTGAATCCTTGTTTTGACGCAGGAATGGTCAGCAGATTGGTTTCTTTAAAACAGAGAATGTAATTGTGACTTCAATAGTTACTTTACACAGGCTTCAGTATGTAATGAAATATTGCAGAACTCCTACCCCAAATAAGCTTCACAGAAGCTTTTCACCAAATTAGACTAAAATAATGTGGATTTACAAAGACAGAATTCCCCTTAAGAAGAACTGGATAGAAACTTCCTAGAACGAGACTGCTGTTAGTAAATGACTCTGATGTGGATCAGCAATCAAGCAGTCATGATTAACACCTTAATGTTGGCATCTGATGAGTATTTTTAGTCCATGAATATTTGTAAGTGAGCACTTGTGGAGATCAGGTCTGCTGTCTGCATCACGACTGCAGTGTCACTAATATACTCACTTGTACAGGTCAGTGAAGTTCAGCCATCCCTCCCTACTGCCTTTGGACACCATTAGCTTGGTTTTCAGAAACTGACACTCAGATGCCACCGAGTCCACGGTAGGAGCCAGTGTGTCATCAGTAATGATGCCCACGGCCTTTGACGCCTGGAGTCGATATAATATGTCTTTGGCTGATAACTGAGATATTCCTGGAATTAAGACAACTCCTGGAAGAGCAATAAAGTTAGTTTGGAATGGCATTTTTTTACACCTGATAATTTTCTAAGAACCTAAATTATTAACTATTCCCAAACTGATGTCTGAGATAAATTTGCCCTGGCGTTCCCAAGCCAAACAGTTATAGTGGAGTAATGCAGCTGCTTGTGCTCTCTGGAAGGAATGAAATGTTGACCTGCCTGGTGAATTCCATGGCTCTTCCCTGCCTTCTGTCATCTCCATGCCTGCTGCACAGGCCACCTGTCCTATGGCACCTAGTGCAAATCCTTCAGGACTGCCTGGGTAATTGGTAGC carries:
- the LOC141747429 gene encoding acyl-coenzyme A synthetase ACSM3, mitochondrial-like isoform X2; the encoded protein is MKLFKLQTLKCLWTLKPPSRTFRGHRRLFTSDVYSQYESVRRGKQEIPKYFNFASDVLDKWSEIEKAGKRPSNPAFWWISGKGEEVKWSFEELGFLSRKVANVLTKVCGLQKGDRIVVILPRIPEWWLVNVACMRAGVVLIPGISQLSAKDILYRLQASKAVGIITDDTLAPTVDSVASECQFLKTKLMVSKGSREGWLNFTDLYKNQSADHSCVKTRIQDSMTIFFTSGTTGSPKMTEHSQGSLGFRPLLSERYWLDLTPSDVIWSTADTGWIVTSLASVFDPWVFGSCIFIHKLPQIESAAILNTLCRFPVDALVGAPTLFRMLVQNDLSKYKFMNLRHCISGGEPLNPEVMEQWKSKTGLDIHEIYGQTETGIICSGFKGMKIKPGSMGKAAPFYDVQIIDKNANILPPGQQGEIAVRSKPIRPLGLFSEYVDNPKKTAESQRGDFYVTGDRGTVDEDGYFHFIGRDDDIIISSGYRIGPFEVESALIEHPAVAETAVVSSPDPLRGEVVKAFVVLSPTFSSTDLESLARDLQEHVKKTTAPYKYPRKVEFVQELPKTVTGKIKRNELRNKEWGRM
- the LOC141747429 gene encoding acyl-coenzyme A synthetase ACSM3, mitochondrial-like isoform X1, whose protein sequence is MKRIYPSQFSIYTVHRKQTLKCLWTLKPPSRTFRGHRRLFTSDVYSQYESVRRGKQEIPKYFNFASDVLDKWSEIEKAGKRPSNPAFWWISGKGEEVKWSFEELGFLSRKVANVLTKVCGLQKGDRIVVILPRIPEWWLVNVACMRAGVVLIPGISQLSAKDILYRLQASKAVGIITDDTLAPTVDSVASECQFLKTKLMVSKGSREGWLNFTDLYKNQSADHSCVKTRIQDSMTIFFTSGTTGSPKMTEHSQGSLGFRPLLSERYWLDLTPSDVIWSTADTGWIVTSLASVFDPWVFGSCIFIHKLPQIESAAILNTLCRFPVDALVGAPTLFRMLVQNDLSKYKFMNLRHCISGGEPLNPEVMEQWKSKTGLDIHEIYGQTETGIICSGFKGMKIKPGSMGKAAPFYDVQIIDKNANILPPGQQGEIAVRSKPIRPLGLFSEYVDNPKKTAESQRGDFYVTGDRGTVDEDGYFHFIGRDDDIIISSGYRIGPFEVESALIEHPAVAETAVVSSPDPLRGEVVKAFVVLSPTFSSTDLESLARDLQEHVKKTTAPYKYPRKVEFVQELPKTVTGKIKRNELRNKEWGRM